The sequence below is a genomic window from Elusimicrobiales bacterium.
ACGGCGGCTTTGTACCGCTCCAGCTTGATTTGCTGCTCCGCCTTGAATATCAGCGCGGCGGCGGCCTGCTCGCGCCCGCCGTTGGCGGAAAGCCAGGCATCCGTGTCTTCCAGCAGGGCGGCGGCAAGCTCCGGGCTGGGATTGTCGGCCTGCTCGTTGAGAAATTTCCATTCGCGGGCGGCGGTTTCCTCAGGATTGGATTTGGGCGCAGCCTGTTCCGCGCGCGCGGCCCCGGTAAAGGCCGCGAAAAGACAAATAGCCGCCGTCAGACAAGAAAACTGCTTCATACCATCCTCCATGCCGGGTGATTATGTAATATAATACCTCTTTGACGGGGCGGCGTTCAATAGCCGCGGATATCCATGGAAGAAACCCGCCTTGCCGCGGGAAGTTTTATCCGCAAGATTGAACACGGGTTTTCACGGGTTATTCCGGCTTTTTTCTGATGAAAAAGGACGGCGCGGGACAAAAATATCGATTTTGGCCCCAAAGCTTATTCGGGAGCGATATGAACTTTGAATCTCTCAAGAAATATGCGAAAAAAGAAGGGCTGCCGGGCTACCGCGTCTCGCAGATGAGGCAGGCGGTTTTCTCGGCTGCGGTCTCCTCGTGGCTGGACGTGTCCTCGCTGCCGGAGGACATGCGGCTCAAACTGGAGGAGGAGCAGCCTATTCTCTCGTTCTCGGCGGAGAGCGTGCTGCGCTCCAGGTCCGGCAACTGCTTCAAGGCGCTGGTGAAGCTGCGCGACGGGCTGAAGGTGGAAACCGTGCTGCTCTCCCCCATGAAAAACAGGTGGACGGTCTGCGTCTCCACCCAGGTGGGCTGCGAGGTGGGCTGCGCCATATGCGCCACCGGAAAGATGAGATTCCGCCGCAACCTTTCGGCGGAGGAAATAACGGACCAGCCGCTTTTCTGGCAGCAATTTCTGAAAAAAGAGGGCGCGGGGGAGCGCGTGGGCGCAGTGGTTTTCATGGGAATGGGGGAGCCGCTGCTCAATTACGCCGCCGTGGTGAAGGCGGCGGGCGATATTTCCGACCCGCAGTATCTGGGCATAGGCCAGCGGCACATATCCATTTCCACCTGCGGCCATGCGGGGGCGATAATGGCGCTGGCCGCGGACCTGCCGCAGGCTAATCTGGCGCTGTCGCTCCATTCCGCGGACGAGGAGGAGCGCAGCCGCCTCGTCCCCATGAACAAGAAATACGGGCTTGAGACTCTGGCGCGCGCGCTGGAGAAATACATAAGCAAAACCGGGCGGCAGGTTTTCATAGAATACGCCGTCATCCCCGGCGTCAACAACACGCCGCGCCATATGCGCCTGCTGGTGAAATGGATAACGGACATAGACAAAAGCTATCTCATTTGCGTGAATTTGATTCCGCACAACCCCTGCGGCGCGGGCGCCCCGGACGAGGAGGCCGCAACGCGCTTTGCCGCCGCGCTGACGGGAATGGGGATGCAGGCCACGGTGCGCAAAAGCCTGGGCGCGGACATCAAGGGCGCCTGCGGGCAATTGTTCGCGGAGCAGGGAGAGAAACCATGAACAAACTTCTGGCCGCCGGAATAATCGCCGCCTCCGGCCCGGCGGCGGGCGATATTCCGTCAAAAACCGATGCGCTGGCTTTTGACCGCGCCTCCGCCGCGCAGATAACGGCAGCGGGCGGAGATTCGCTTAAAAAACTGGCCGCCCGGCTGGACGCGATAGCCGCCCTGCCACAAGACAGGCGCGGTTTTGCCGATACCGCGCTGGCGCTGGAAAACGCGCTTTCCGATTTTGAGGATGAAACCACCCCGCTGACGTTTATGGCTTATGTCTCGGAGGACGCCGCCGCGCGGGACGCCGCCGCGAAGCTTGAGGAGCAGTCGGGCCGCTGCATGGTGGATGTGTTCACCCGCAAGGACCTCTTTGAAGCGGTGAACGCCGCCGCCCGCAAAACCCCCGCCCTGCCGCCGGAAGACTC
It includes:
- the rlmN gene encoding 23S rRNA (adenine(2503)-C(2))-methyltransferase RlmN — translated: MNFESLKKYAKKEGLPGYRVSQMRQAVFSAAVSSWLDVSSLPEDMRLKLEEEQPILSFSAESVLRSRSGNCFKALVKLRDGLKVETVLLSPMKNRWTVCVSTQVGCEVGCAICATGKMRFRRNLSAEEITDQPLFWQQFLKKEGAGERVGAVVFMGMGEPLLNYAAVVKAAGDISDPQYLGIGQRHISISTCGHAGAIMALAADLPQANLALSLHSADEEERSRLVPMNKKYGLETLARALEKYISKTGRQVFIEYAVIPGVNNTPRHMRLLVKWITDIDKSYLICVNLIPHNPCGAGAPDEEAATRFAAALTGMGMQATVRKSLGADIKGACGQLFAEQGEKP